The window ATTAATATTTTATTCATTTAGGGATTTCTTGTCAAAAAAAAATTGCCTTAACTTGGGCAACAGTCGATAAAATAAATACAATAATTTATTCACCCTAATATCATTAATTTCAAAAGCTTTTAGACATTCTAAATTTTGATGGTAAATATTACTCAAACTTTGATTCGTAGCTCCTCCCAATCTCATTTTAACTAGGGGTTGATTTAGATAAACTGTTGATAGATTCTCTCTCTCTAGAAACCTTAACATGATTTCAAAATCAGCAGCTAGTTTTAGATCTAAATTAAATAATCCGTACCGTGAATAAAAACTGCTTTTCACGTAAAATGTCGGATGCGCAGGATGCCAGCCGTTACTAAACGGCTTTTGCTTACCTGATTTCCAGTTCCTAACTATTTTGTCCGTATTATTTTGACTTACATAATAGATATCAGCAAATATAGAATCTGCCGTAGGATTTTCAGCGAATGTTTCAGCAACAATTGAAATTGTATGCTTATCTCTAAATATGTCATCTGAATTTAAAATCGCGATGACATCACCAGTCGACAATTGTATTCCTTTGTTCATAGCGTGATACAATCCGTTATCTGATTCAGAAACCCACTTAGTTATTATGTGATCATACTCTTCGATAATTTGTTGAGTTCCATCGTTCGAGGCACCATCAATTACAATATATTCTATATCATCATAAACCTGTGCCTTTACCGATTCAAAAGTCTCACGTACTGTGGCTGAGCTGTTATAACAAACTGTGATAATTGAGATTTTCATCTTACTGAGAAATTGTGTTTAAGTAATTAAGTGCAACATTTTCATCAGTCAATTTTGAAGCAGTAGCCATCGCGTTTCTTGAGATCAATTTCTTTTGCTCAATGGACATCAAATTTATTTCTTGTATTAAACTAGTTAACTCATCCAAATCCCCTGCGTTACACAAAAACCCGTTAACACCATGCTCAATTACACCATCAAAACCTTCATTTTTTGCAGCAATAGTTATACAACCAGATGACATAGCCTCGAGATATACAAGACCATATGCCTCG of the Nonlabens marinus S1-08 genome contains:
- a CDS encoding glycosyltransferase family 2 protein is translated as MKISIITVCYNSSATVRETFESVKAQVYDDIEYIVIDGASNDGTQQIIEEYDHIITKWVSESDNGLYHAMNKGIQLSTGDVIAILNSDDIFRDKHTISIVAETFAENPTADSIFADIYYVSQNNTDKIVRNWKSGKQKPFSNGWHPAHPTFYVKSSFYSRYGLFNLDLKLAADFEIMLRFLERENLSTVYLNQPLVKMRLGGATNQSLSNIYHQNLECLKAFEINDIRVNKLLYLFYRLLPKLRQFFFDKKSLNE